AACATTTTGTtcactgttaaaataaaactattattacaagttagtgataaaaagttaaacataCTAACGCTGGTTTAATGAAACGGTAACTACGTAGAATAGCTGCCTCAATGTATAGTCTAGGTATAAGCTCACGGATAgatgcaattttaaaaaaccaattttgaCAAGTTTCCTTAGCTGCATCTGGCACCATATCAGGAGTGAATTTATCTGGAAGTTTTGTTATGCaaccactaaaatataaaattatagtaaataatttattgtgttttagtggcactatatctatatatatagtggcgtattttcaataatttctttGTACGGGAGGGGGGGACTTTAAAACTaggaaaaaagaaataaaatgaatacaaacaatattaatttataactgaaaaaaatgttgccgTGCCGTTACTGAATCGCCACAATAAATTTCTGCCCAGTTAACTAAGTGTCAACATCGTCACAGCGCTCTATTATCATGGTTTTTGTGgattatgaacaatatttttatgatttgtttatCGACAACTCTGTTCACACATACTGGTTaggtattttcttataatttataaataatattttaattaaaatcttctACGACGCGTTGGTGCATAGatccatgtttttttttgttctgggGGGGGAGGTTTGAACTCGAGATCACCCCATAAATACACCACTGATTATATACGGGATGATTTTCTAATGAGTATAATTGCCtaaatgttttactttaataatgaattttggaatttttaaataatacttaaggataatattttaagttatttatatattttatatcatttaaaaagtttcatGTGATAATACAAcctgttttttttcaaatgagaaccaATCTTTTCctattctaaattaataaccaaataacttttttgaaaCTCTAATATAACTACACTACTAATATGTATTAGTTTgttgagttattaaaatgctATGTGCTATCAATAAAagtctttaaaaattgttttacacaaatatgaaaaaacaataaatattgaactCTGTAtgactgtattatattttgacaatttttataaattataagatgttGACGgattaacataaaatgtttaaaatattaaaatttaaaggctCCATAATTTCTAAACTCATTATGATTGTATTATCCTTAACATGCAACATTATAGAACTAAAAATgtactcatttaaatttttttttagatacatcaacatttttaaatagttgtcAAGTTAACAATGTGCAGGTAAAAAGGGtgattttcaccaaaaaaggTTGTAAAAAGTTGGATTTaccacaataaatttatttaatatattaaaaatctaaatatttgaaaatatggtctttaattttgaagtatatttaaaaattttaaaaaacagaaattgaataatttcattattaaagaaaaaaatattgacgtgcTTTTATGGTGAATTAccctatataactaatatatataaatgtatcataCTCAATTATTTCTGATTTAGATTTAAGTCTCTTGAATACTAGATCTccaaataaatctaatagGTCTGttactaaaacaaatttacttgGATAAAATTGCAATGGTGAAGTGTAGCTCAAAATCTTGGTacactgaaaaaatatttacccatGTTTagacagttttaaattatttacaacatgctaaaaataactaaaactaataaacacCTGTATGACTATTTTTAATGCTTTCACTCTTTGTTCATTATTCCATGCCCCTATAATTTCTTTACCCAAATTATCCATATGTGTCACAAATTCTTGTTGTGTTAAGTCGTACAATTCTTTTTCTGAATATTCCATTTGGTCATCAAATTCTTCCAGTTCTTCTAGACGTGATCGTATTGTAGCGCTCTGAAGACTTTTTGAaactaaagtaatattaaaaatatttataatatcaatataatggtaatattatcaacaaatgtatcaatacttaaaatgtataggtacttacatgcATGAAATGAGAGCTTTTCAGAAgttgtataactatttaatataccttGTTTAAAATTAGACCATGGttgaatatcattaatataaccATTGTCTATTTCATCAAAATCTGTGGGAATTAACTGGGCAGGTCGACTGAGTGGATCATCCCCATAAGTAATAGTAGATGATAAGGGATCattaataagtacatttttactaattacctaaaatcatattaaaatgttaataataagtaaatagttaaaattaaaaaaattaatttttgaatttttaactagagtaaaaataaaaatacataatagctGTAATATATCGAGTAAAAGtaggaataattatttataagaaaagttatctattttaagctaaaaatatcacttaattaatgtaattaaccatgcttaaaatataatagtacatcTATTAATgcttacaacattttttgaaaacatagatttgttaggtaggtattttttttatttaattaacccattttttaattagtcaaAACTCAAAACATAAAGATAagataaaaaccataatttttttttcacttaataacttatgtataaatcaaaatcatatattactaatactaTTCCAATGATCAGtaaattaatctaattattatagacatataatTTGGAATTatgacaataacaattatttatataattgagtACACATATTAAACCAGTAAGTAACAACATAGAATTACATACTTCAGTTGAACTTTTCAACGGATGATTCTCACCACATTTTTCTAGCATACATTTCTTCTTACGTTTGTGGTTAATTATTGGCTTACTGTacctgttaaataaaaaacattaggtgacaaaatattaaatgatcaatatttttattggatttGATAATAACATAGGCCACCATCAGCCACACATTAATTGCACTCACCAATTCCACTCATATGTACGTGCTGAGGACGACGACATATTGGCAATCTAACTATTCAACTATCACAAAACCTAGCGAATGACAGAATTCATTTCGTTGTAATccgtaaaacaatttaaaaaataatcgtaaccgtgcttaaaatataatgcttaCGACATTTTTCGAAAACATAGTTTTGTCAGGTATGTATTTgttcaatgttattttatttcactctTATAAGTTCTGCCATGAATTCAGAATTAGGTACATTATGAAAAGTTTTCGTTAACTATGTGGAATTGTGGACCTGCGGTTACGTGTGTCACTATCATATGCCCTTATCAGTAAACCGActgttatcatttaaaaaagcgGGCAAGTAGTTGAtaacatgaatataatattataagataataataataataatgatgttttcGCGGAGGTACCAAAAACAAAACGGTTTACTAAAAATCGTTTTGGCGATAATTTTATGTCAAAACTAGAAATTATTTACTCAAATgtttgatatataattaaccGAATTTTTCAACGGTTTAGAGTTCCTGATGGCTGATACCTCTAAATACATGTTTGGTACAAATGACAAATCGAATGTTTTAGCGATGAAAAAACTTCATATTTCATATCAGAAAACACTCTGAACTCAGCAAACCGTTTGCTTTGATTACCTCCGTGAAAATATGGTTAATGGTAGATACGCGGttctatatagtaatatagatatatggtaatatatatatatatattctacagCTCGGATAGTAAGTagtcgctctgctgtatagtttCAAGGAAAATATTGATGAGTCGAATgtgagttattttattatttaatataatatcgtaatggAAGAGTTCGATGAAaagtcaatattatatcatagtaaCATTCCATATACAAAACACGACACCTCCATCCGGACTATGTGTTAGcatctaataattaaactattttaatacatatttatatctatactatagtaatttattttataattaaaattacggtaATTAGGTAAGTaggttgaatttatttttttttttaccgaaaaaattacgttatatcatattatcttttaattatttattaatgtttgagCCAATGCTGAATTATAgacatataacattataaataagcaaagcttaaaatctaaaatatagttatttgtttgtttcaatttttccGATAAGGCGATATATAATGAAGATAATCATGATCACATCCACGGACTAAAATAGTTTCTCTCCTAGTTTCGTCTCTCCCAAACCTTATCAGGCCCGTACCCAGGCCTGTGTGAAAGAGGGGGGTATGGGGTTCAAACCCCCCCATGACtgaaaaaatcgtatttttcatttttgttctattacttatatataatataatgttatcttCATGTTTGCTGTTTATTGACTTTCGTCGTTGCCGTTAtcgacaaaatataatgacaataaaatttatgaatagaAGTATAGAACATACACGtcgcacaataatattttattcgactGCAATTAGTAGAACACAAGATTACACGATAACGGTTTTCGggtattttaaaagttcttCATAATCATACACACGATTGTAAGCTCACAGTGAGACGTTCATTATACAAACACgtccttaaaaataacatcaaaACGGACATTCtaaagtttttcaaaaaaccacGGCTAGAAAATGATGAGATAGTAAGtacattaaaactaattataattactattaattcaatacttaaaattcaaatcatttttcaaatttaaatttgactactattatagtatagaggtatgttaatttttcgcaggctttttagcattatttactGTCGcgtatgtacaaaaatattcgattGTGCTTTCGACTATTTGTGCATGCGCGTACGAGTgttatagaacataatatagtcgTCTCGTTCGTGATTTGAAATCTATTGttatcgaaatattttatataatacattttattaaatgcaaaattttaatttatgaaaacaattattcaattaatctaATTAGGTTTTACATTTGATTTACaggaaaatagttttaataaccaGTCACAACCAACTGAACCAGCAGAAAATGCATCTCCAgaaacaaatgtatttgtgTCACTTCCAGAGTTTGTGCACCAACATGACATAGGATTATATGTGAATAAACCTGCAACTGAAAGTATTGACTTGATACCGGGacttcaaaatttgatttggaCACCTCCAGAAGACTATAAATTTCCTATTTCCGAAAaaagaaatttcaaatttcaaagaaGTTGGTTACTCAAATATAAATGGTTGGCTTATTCGGCAATTATGAATGGTGTATTTTGTAAGTATTGTGTGTTGTTTTCTATCGGAGGTGGAGGAATTGGACATCAAACATTAGGACTGCTAGTTAAAAAACCGTTTACAAACTGGAAAAAAGCTTTAGAATCATTTAGTTACCATAACTCACTAGAGTATCATAAaacttcattattaaaatcaaatataagaGCAGAAATTGATAACCAAAACATTTTACCGGTCGATTTGCAAATTTCGGAACAacaattagattttattaatgaaagtaaaaatgtttgattcctataaactttaataatatgtggtCGGCAGGGTTTGGCCCTTCGTGTTTCAGGGAGAATAACCTCCGAAGAACCTTTAATTAACGATGGCAGCTTTCGTGTTCTTTTAAGATATCGAGCAAAAACTAACAATCACcttaatacttttttgcaAAATTCCTCAAAAAATGCCATGTACATCAGTAACcatatacaaaacaaatttattgtcatctttcataatttaattctaaaatagaTTATTGAACGAGTCAATAAATTTCAAGCTTTTTCAGTAACAGCAGATGAAACTGCCGATATTGCCGGCATAGAACAAGTCTCGATGTgtgtaaagtatttaaataatgatgacggtaaattaaaaatatgtaaagattTTTTAAGCTTTGTACCTGTAGCAGATTTAACTGGGGAaggtttaactataaaatgttattttgaattttcttgAACATTCTGGAATTGACATTTATTCGGACAAAGGTATGACGGGGCTAGTACTATGAGTGGTGAATGTCACGGAGTTGAAACGTATATCAAAGAAAAGTATCATTTAGCTATCTACTCACACTGTGCTGCCCATAGTTTTAACTTGGCAGTTAGTGCCACATGTAGTATCTCCCAAATTAGAAACTGCCTTGGTAGAGTCCAATCTATTTACAACTTCTTTAATACACCAAAATGACAAATTGAACTTCATGatgcaatacaaaataataacactttgttacaagaaaagaaaaaaaacttaaaaaatactgcGCAACAAGGTGGGTACAACAGCATGAATCAATTGGAACCTATATAGATTTACAACCAGCTGTTATTGACGccttagaaaacattttaagtacttGGACAGATTCAAAAACAACATCCGGATCTTTTCAACTCCTATCAGCAATAAAAACCCTAGAGTTTCAAGTATCCATTCACGTTTTGCATTCAGTACATGCATTGGCTTTGTCATTGAGTAGAGTTTTACAAACAGAAAATCAAGATTTGGTTGGAGCTGTTAAGTTAGCAGATACAGCAAAACACGAACTTGAGCAAAGAAGACAATATTCTACAGATAACTTCAACAACATTTTTGTGACTGTAGAAGTTATTTGtaagaagtataatataactgtgaCTAAACCAAGACTTGCATTACGTCAAACTAACCGTTCCAACATTATAACAGATTCCGTAgcagattattataaaattattatttacataccatatcatgatttatttatcactCATCTTCAAGATTGCTTCCTCAAACATCGAAATATTTTGTCCAACTTCTCATGTCTTTTTCCTAATGAAACTAAATCTTTGGACTAAGTTGCTTGTAAAATGTTGTTTGAAACCTACAGTTCAATTTTACACGACGATTCCCCAGAAATTTGGATAAGTGAGGTAGACATTTAGCGACGACGACTagttggtaaaaatattcgaaaCGCCCTTGATGCTCTTGATATTTGTAATGCAGATGCATTTccaaatgtacataaaatattacgtataatgtCAATTTTG
This sequence is a window from Rhopalosiphum maidis isolate BTI-1 chromosome 1, ASM367621v3, whole genome shotgun sequence. Protein-coding genes within it:
- the LOC113560736 gene encoding uncharacterized protein LOC113560736, coding for MTIKFMNRILHNHTHDCKLTVRRSLYKHVLKNNIKTDILKFFKKPRLENDEIENSFNNQSQPTEPAENASPETNVFVSLPEFVHQHDIGLYVNKPATESIDLIPGLQNLIWTPPEDYKFPISEKRNFKFQRSWLLKYKWLAYSAIMNGVFCKYCVLFSIGGGGIGHQTLGLLVKKPFTNWKKALESFSYHNSLEYHKTSLLKSNIRAEIDNQNILPVDLQISEQQLDFINESKNV